From one Comamonas piscis genomic stretch:
- a CDS encoding anhydro-N-acetylmuramic acid kinase encodes MTERFIGLMSGTSLDGVDGVIAQWQDGRMEVLQYASTGFDPALREELLALNSAGEQELHRAALAGNALARGYAQVVDRLLARSQLQPADIAAIGAHGQTVRHQPGLWDGTGYTLQLNNPALLAELSGIAVVADFRSRDLAAGGQGAPLVPAFHHSVFGGADGLRWVLNIGGISNISRLDGDDIRGWDCGPGNALMDHWCQLNTGNPYDDGGRWAASGQVIPALLAACMEEPFFQLPPPKSTGRDLFNPTWLATMLDRHAPGAEPADVQASLAAFTALAIAQDMQRHGATEGQTLIVCGGGALNAHLMQRLADLLPGVAVDSSAKHGLPPQQVEASAFAWLARQCWQGLPGNLPAVTGARGARVLGAIYPR; translated from the coding sequence ATGACCGAACGCTTTATTGGCCTGATGTCCGGCACCTCGCTGGACGGTGTGGATGGTGTGATTGCCCAGTGGCAGGATGGCCGCATGGAGGTGCTGCAGTACGCCAGCACCGGTTTTGATCCCGCATTGCGGGAGGAGCTGCTGGCACTGAACAGCGCGGGCGAGCAAGAGCTGCACCGCGCAGCACTGGCCGGCAATGCGCTGGCCCGCGGCTACGCCCAGGTGGTCGACCGCCTTCTGGCGCGCAGCCAGCTGCAGCCAGCCGACATTGCCGCCATTGGCGCCCATGGCCAGACGGTGCGCCACCAGCCAGGCCTCTGGGATGGCACCGGCTACACCTTGCAGCTCAACAACCCCGCGCTGTTGGCCGAGCTGAGCGGCATCGCCGTGGTGGCCGATTTCCGCAGCCGCGACCTGGCTGCCGGCGGCCAGGGTGCGCCGCTGGTGCCCGCCTTCCACCACAGCGTGTTTGGCGGTGCGGACGGCCTGCGCTGGGTGCTCAATATCGGTGGCATCTCCAACATCAGCCGCCTCGATGGCGACGACATCCGCGGCTGGGACTGCGGCCCCGGCAATGCCTTGATGGACCACTGGTGCCAGCTGAACACCGGCAACCCCTATGACGATGGCGGCCGCTGGGCAGCCAGCGGCCAGGTGATTCCGGCCTTGCTGGCCGCCTGCATGGAAGAGCCCTTTTTCCAGCTACCACCCCCCAAGAGCACCGGTCGTGACCTGTTCAACCCCACTTGGCTGGCCACCATGCTGGACCGCCATGCGCCTGGCGCGGAGCCCGCCGATGTGCAGGCCAGCCTTGCCGCCTTCACTGCGCTGGCGATTGCGCAAGATATGCAGCGCCATGGCGCTACCGAGGGTCAGACCTTGATTGTTTGCGGTGGCGGCGCGCTCAACGCGCACCTGATGCAGCGCTTGGCCGATCTGCTGCCCGGCGTGGCGGTAGACAGCTCAGCCAAGCACGGCCTGCCTCCTCAGCAGGTAGAGGCCAGCGCCTTCGCCTGGCTGGCCCGCCAGTGCTGGCAAGGCCTGCCGGGTAACCTGCCGGCGGTGACTGGTGCGCGCGGAGCCAGGGTGCTGGGCGCTATCTATCCGCGCTAG
- a CDS encoding septal ring lytic transglycosylase RlpA family protein has protein sequence MSSSTLSRCRAWLAAVSLATLAGGCVHVPSDAEGTEPMPTTGENQPLAEPKAPSAPAERSAAEAAITSTAPEELAALSGERRGLGLVLPPSAPLSSIDGLSRPWDVPDLPSELKQDPYRSADQQGMASWYGGQFHGRKTANGERFDKGGLTAAHKTLPFGTQVCVRSMVTGKAVVVRINDRGPYAGDRIIDLSQGAAQELGMLGLGIKPVELWTLEDDDDDCPSFVLAGRRGSGALAGDAARSQAPAKAAAQRHGRTRAVLPANKARAKAAPAARRKK, from the coding sequence TTGTCCTCCTCCACACTGTCGCGATGCCGAGCCTGGCTGGCCGCAGTCAGCCTGGCCACGCTGGCGGGCGGCTGCGTGCATGTGCCCAGCGATGCAGAGGGCACGGAGCCAATGCCAACCACCGGTGAGAACCAGCCCTTGGCGGAGCCCAAAGCTCCGTCAGCGCCAGCAGAACGCTCAGCGGCAGAGGCGGCGATTACGTCAACGGCCCCAGAAGAGCTGGCTGCACTCTCGGGCGAGCGCCGAGGCTTGGGCCTGGTGCTGCCACCTTCGGCGCCGCTCAGCAGCATTGATGGCCTGTCCCGCCCCTGGGATGTGCCCGATCTGCCCTCTGAACTCAAGCAAGATCCCTACCGTTCAGCCGACCAGCAGGGCATGGCTTCCTGGTATGGCGGCCAGTTCCATGGCCGCAAGACCGCCAATGGCGAGCGTTTTGACAAAGGCGGTCTGACGGCAGCCCACAAAACCCTGCCGTTTGGCACCCAGGTCTGCGTGCGCAGCATGGTCACCGGCAAAGCGGTGGTTGTGCGTATCAATGACCGTGGGCCATATGCCGGCGACCGCATCATTGACCTGAGCCAGGGCGCGGCCCAGGAGCTGGGCATGCTGGGCCTGGGCATCAAGCCTGTGGAGCTGTGGACCTTGGAAGACGATGACGACGACTGCCCCTCGTTTGTGCTGGCCGGGCGGCGCGGCAGCGGCGCGCTGGCGGGTGATGCGGCCCGCAGCCAGGCGCCTGCTAAAGCCGCAGCGCAGCGCCATGGCCGTACGCGTGCCGTACTGCCCGCCAACAAGGCCCGGGCCAAGGCTGCACCTGCAGCGCGGCGCAAGAAATAA
- the erpA gene encoding iron-sulfur cluster insertion protein ErpA produces the protein MSAIAENTMTEMPTPIVFTDSAAAKVADLIAEEGNPDLKLRVFVQGGGCSGFQYGFTFDEIANEDDTTMTKNGVSLLIDAMSYQYLLGAEIDYKEDLQGAQFVIKNPNASTTCGCGSSFSV, from the coding sequence ATGAGCGCAATTGCTGAAAACACCATGACTGAAATGCCCACCCCGATTGTCTTTACCGACAGCGCTGCGGCCAAGGTGGCCGATCTGATCGCCGAAGAAGGCAATCCGGATCTGAAGCTGCGCGTGTTCGTGCAAGGCGGCGGCTGCTCCGGCTTCCAGTACGGCTTTACCTTTGACGAGATCGCCAACGAAGACGACACGACCATGACCAAGAATGGCGTGTCGTTGCTGATCGATGCGATGAGCTACCAATACCTGCTGGGTGCCGAGATCGACTACAAGGAAGACCTGCAAGGCGCGCAGTTCGTGATCAAGAACCCGAACGCCTCCACCACCTGCGGTTGCGGATCGAGCTTCTCGGTTTAA
- the mdtD gene encoding multidrug transporter subunit MdtD, which produces MPMSAPLIPPLAPGLPPAPMAPHKERLLWLVAIAFFLQSLDATILNIALPSMAKSLGQSPLKMQSVIVAYSLTTAMLIPASGWIADRFGTRRVFMWAIALFVLGSVLCALSHSLGFLIAARVVQGVGGAMMLPVGRLAVLRSHPKGDFIRAMSFIAIPGQIGPLLGPTLGGWLVEVATWNWIFWINVPVGLFGVWAARRWMPETTWSVPRKFDGLGYALLSFGMVAISVALDGMSGMGLGMAMVVVLMVFGLASLASYWMHALRVPEPLFPPMLFRVRSLRVGLLGNLFARFGTGAAPFLIPLLLQVGLGMPPMDAGMMMLATVMGSMLVKRFAVQTVQYFGYRRVLQVNSVMVALMLASFALTSASQPPWMLLLQLFVFGGFNSMQFSAMNSVTLKDLDGEFASSGNSLLSMVQMLAMGIGVALAGALLSGYADRWITDPDKSLRAIHATFLTVALMTLAATLVFSQLDKDEPVKPAPDGGDA; this is translated from the coding sequence TTGCCCATGTCTGCACCTCTCATTCCCCCATTAGCACCGGGTTTGCCACCCGCCCCGATGGCGCCCCATAAGGAGCGCCTGCTGTGGCTGGTGGCGATTGCGTTTTTTCTGCAGTCGCTCGATGCCACGATCCTGAACATTGCGCTGCCGTCGATGGCGAAATCGCTGGGGCAAAGCCCGCTGAAGATGCAGTCGGTGATCGTTGCCTATTCGCTCACCACCGCGATGCTGATTCCGGCCTCCGGCTGGATTGCCGATCGCTTTGGCACGCGCCGGGTGTTCATGTGGGCGATTGCGCTATTCGTGCTGGGCTCGGTGCTCTGCGCGCTCTCGCACAGCCTGGGCTTTTTGATTGCCGCACGGGTGGTGCAGGGCGTGGGCGGCGCGATGATGCTGCCAGTCGGGCGCCTGGCGGTGCTGCGGAGCCACCCCAAGGGAGATTTCATCCGCGCGATGAGCTTTATCGCCATCCCCGGCCAGATCGGCCCCTTGCTGGGTCCGACCCTGGGCGGCTGGCTGGTGGAGGTCGCCACCTGGAACTGGATCTTCTGGATCAATGTGCCGGTGGGTTTGTTTGGCGTCTGGGCCGCGCGCCGCTGGATGCCGGAGACCACCTGGTCGGTGCCGCGCAAGTTTGATGGCCTGGGCTATGCACTGCTGTCATTCGGCATGGTGGCCATTTCGGTGGCCTTGGATGGCATGTCTGGCATGGGCCTGGGCATGGCGATGGTGGTGGTGCTGATGGTGTTTGGCCTGGCCAGCCTGGCCAGCTATTGGATGCATGCGCTGCGCGTGCCCGAGCCGCTGTTTCCGCCGATGCTGTTCCGGGTGCGCTCGCTGCGTGTGGGCCTGTTGGGCAATTTGTTTGCCCGTTTTGGCACGGGTGCTGCGCCGTTTTTGATTCCACTGCTGTTGCAGGTGGGCCTGGGCATGCCGCCTATGGATGCCGGCATGATGATGCTAGCCACCGTCATGGGCAGCATGCTGGTCAAGCGCTTTGCGGTGCAGACGGTGCAGTACTTTGGCTACCGCCGCGTGCTGCAGGTCAACTCGGTGATGGTGGCGCTGATGCTTGCCAGCTTTGCGTTGACCAGTGCCAGCCAGCCGCCCTGGATGCTGCTGCTGCAGCTGTTTGTGTTTGGCGGCTTCAACTCCATGCAGTTCTCAGCGATGAACTCCGTCACCCTGAAGGACCTGGATGGCGAGTTCGCCAGCAGCGGCAACAGCCTCTTGTCGATGGTGCAGATGCTCGCCATGGGCATTGGCGTGGCGCTGGCTGGCGCGCTGCTGTCCGGCTATGCCGACCGCTGGATCACCGACCCGGACAAATCATTGCGCGCCATCCATGCCACGTTTTTGACGGTGGCCTTGATGACCCTGGCCGCGACCCTGGTCTTCAGCCAGCTCGACAAGGATGAGCCGGTCAAGCCCGCGCCGGATGGCGGGGATGCTTAA
- the tyrS gene encoding tyrosine--tRNA ligase, protein MNQSTVTTYPVTDRVQEALQVSLRGVDELLPQEEWVKKLAKSEATGVPLRIKLGLDPTAPDIHIGHTVVLNKMRQLQDLGHTVIFLIGDFTTLIGDPSGRNSTRPPLTAAQIQVNAETYKEQAYKVLDPSKTELRYNSEWCDKLGARGMIELSAKYTVARMMERNDFHTRFHEGSSISLHEFLYPLLQGYDSVALKSDLELGGTDQKFNLMMGRHLQAEYGQESQCVLTMPLLVGLDGVHKMSKSKNNYIGITEDANTMFAKVLSISDDLMWDWFTLLSFMGLPEIAALKLEIEGGRNPKDAKVLLAKEITARFHSAAAADAAEQDFMNRSKGGIPDDIPEVALNGAPLGIGALLKQANLAPSSSEANRLIDGGGVRVDGVVIEDKGLKLPAGTFVVQVGKRKFARVTLA, encoded by the coding sequence ATGAATCAATCGACTGTTACAACTTACCCTGTTACCGACCGTGTGCAAGAGGCTTTGCAGGTAAGTCTGCGTGGGGTGGATGAGCTGCTGCCACAGGAAGAATGGGTCAAAAAACTGGCCAAATCCGAGGCCACCGGCGTGCCATTGCGCATCAAGCTGGGCCTCGATCCCACCGCCCCGGATATCCACATTGGCCATACGGTGGTGCTCAACAAGATGCGCCAACTGCAGGACCTGGGCCACACCGTGATCTTCCTGATCGGCGACTTCACCACCTTGATTGGCGACCCCTCGGGCCGCAACAGCACCCGCCCGCCGCTGACGGCCGCGCAGATCCAGGTGAATGCCGAGACCTATAAAGAGCAGGCCTACAAGGTGCTGGACCCGAGCAAGACCGAGCTGCGCTACAACAGCGAGTGGTGCGACAAGCTGGGTGCGCGGGGCATGATCGAGCTGTCGGCCAAGTACACCGTGGCGCGGATGATGGAGCGCAATGACTTCCATACCCGTTTCCACGAAGGCAGCTCCATCAGCCTGCATGAGTTTCTGTACCCGCTGCTGCAGGGCTATGACTCGGTGGCGCTCAAGAGCGACCTGGAGCTGGGCGGCACCGACCAGAAGTTCAACCTGATGATGGGCCGCCATCTGCAGGCCGAATACGGCCAGGAATCGCAGTGCGTGCTGACCATGCCGCTGTTGGTGGGCCTGGACGGCGTGCACAAGATGTCCAAGTCCAAGAACAACTACATCGGCATCACCGAAGACGCCAACACCATGTTTGCCAAGGTGCTGTCGATCTCGGACGACCTGATGTGGGACTGGTTCACCCTGCTGTCCTTCATGGGCCTGCCGGAAATCGCCGCGCTGAAGCTGGAGATCGAAGGCGGCCGCAACCCCAAGGACGCCAAGGTGCTGCTGGCCAAGGAAATCACTGCGCGCTTCCACAGCGCGGCGGCAGCCGATGCGGCCGAGCAGGATTTCATGAACCGCAGCAAGGGCGGCATCCCCGACGACATCCCTGAAGTCGCGCTGAACGGCGCGCCGCTGGGCATTGGCGCCTTGCTCAAGCAGGCCAACCTGGCCCCTTCCAGCAGCGAGGCCAACCGCCTGATCGACGGCGGCGGTGTGCGTGTGGATGGCGTGGTGATCGAGGACAAGGGCCTGAAGCTGCCCGCCGGCACCTTTGTCGTGCAAGTGGGCAAGCGCAAGTTTGCCCGGGTCACCTTGGCGTAA
- the rplM gene encoding 50S ribosomal protein L13, with protein sequence MSTFSAKPAEVQHEWFVIDATDKVLGRVASEVALRLRGKHKAIYTPHVDTGDYIVIINASKIKVTGTKNTDKVYYRHSGFPGGITATNFRDMQVKFPGRALEKAVKGMLPKGPLGYAMIKKLKVYGGDEHPHTAQQPKVLEI encoded by the coding sequence ATGTCTACATTCAGCGCAAAACCCGCTGAGGTGCAACACGAGTGGTTTGTGATTGACGCCACCGATAAGGTGCTCGGACGTGTCGCCAGCGAAGTGGCACTCCGTCTGCGCGGCAAACACAAAGCCATTTACACACCTCACGTTGACACCGGTGACTACATCGTCATCATCAACGCCTCCAAGATCAAGGTCACTGGTACCAAGAACACGGACAAGGTGTACTACCGTCATTCGGGCTTCCCAGGCGGCATCACTGCCACCAACTTCCGCGACATGCAAGTGAAGTTCCCTGGCCGTGCTCTCGAAAAGGCTGTCAAGGGCATGCTGCCCAAGGGTCCTCTGGGCTACGCCATGATCAAGAAGCTGAAGGTCTACGGTGGTGATGAGCATCCTCACACCGCCCAACAGCCTAAAGTGCTGGAAATCTAA
- the rpsI gene encoding 30S ribosomal protein S9 codes for MIGDWNNGTGRRKSSVARVFLKKGSGKIVVNGKDIQQYFGRETSIMIAKQPLVLTGNVETFDIQINVHGGGESGQAGAARHGITRALIDYDATLKPQLSQAGFVTRDAREVERKKVGLHSARRAKQFSKR; via the coding sequence ATGATTGGTGATTGGAACAATGGCACCGGCCGTCGCAAATCCAGCGTCGCCCGTGTGTTTCTGAAGAAGGGCTCCGGCAAGATTGTTGTGAATGGCAAAGACATTCAACAATATTTCGGCCGCGAAACCTCGATCATGATTGCAAAGCAGCCCCTGGTGTTGACCGGCAATGTCGAAACTTTCGACATCCAGATCAATGTCCACGGCGGCGGTGAATCCGGCCAAGCCGGTGCAGCCCGCCACGGCATCACCCGCGCTCTGATCGATTACGACGCAACGCTGAAGCCACAACTGAGCCAAGCCGGCTTTGTGACCCGCGATGCCCGTGAAGTCGAGCGTAAGAAGGTCGGTCTGCACTCTGCACGCCGCGCCAAGCAGTTCTCCAAGCGTTAA
- a CDS encoding M23 family metallopeptidase, with protein sequence MNNGFITAGNLVIRQLVKTAQAHPKRLAAALAVMLMTGGGAAFAVAELGPNPSDMPVQTVEYPVESLASDISIADLVDGPGFSLYRTDEVRSNDTPESLLRRLGVADPAAAAYIRSNAKARSAIIGKSGRQVTAETTSSHELTTLTVRWAGDSSDVFQRFSIRKADGKFDTLTEFLPLTHGTRLSGGIIRSSLYAATDAASLPDNVSNQMVEIFADKIDFRRALRAGDRFSLVYETLEADGEVLGTGRLLSAEFRNNGKTHEAMWFQDSPKDKGAYFNFAGESGERSYIGSPVKYTRVSSAFAMRVHPIHKTWSAHKGTDLAAPQGTPVRTVGDGLVTFAGVQNGYGNVIYIDHGNKHETVYAHLSRIAVKQGARVGKGDEIGAVGQTGWATGPHLHFEFRVAGEQRDPLAMVAESETSKPISRQARARFDNLANSMRLALNDQMLMLETSANQ encoded by the coding sequence TTGAACAACGGATTTATCACCGCAGGCAATCTCGTCATTCGCCAGCTGGTCAAAACCGCCCAAGCTCACCCCAAGCGCCTCGCTGCTGCCCTCGCCGTCATGCTGATGACAGGCGGCGGCGCAGCTTTTGCTGTTGCTGAGCTGGGCCCCAACCCCTCTGACATGCCTGTGCAGACCGTGGAATACCCGGTCGAGTCGCTGGCATCCGATATTTCAATCGCGGACCTGGTCGACGGACCAGGTTTTTCTTTGTACCGCACCGACGAGGTGCGCAGCAACGACACGCCTGAGTCCCTGCTGCGCCGCCTGGGTGTAGCCGATCCGGCAGCGGCGGCCTATATCCGCAGCAATGCCAAGGCACGCAGCGCCATCATCGGCAAATCTGGCCGCCAGGTCACCGCAGAGACCACCTCCAGCCACGAGCTGACCACCCTCACGGTGCGCTGGGCCGGTGACAGCAGCGATGTGTTCCAGCGCTTCAGCATCCGCAAGGCCGATGGCAAGTTCGACACCTTGACCGAGTTCCTGCCGCTGACCCATGGCACGCGCCTGTCGGGCGGCATCATCCGCAGCTCGCTGTATGCAGCCACCGATGCAGCCAGCCTGCCCGACAACGTCTCCAACCAGATGGTTGAGATCTTTGCCGACAAGATTGATTTCCGCCGTGCGCTGCGCGCTGGTGACCGCTTCTCGCTGGTCTACGAAACCCTGGAAGCCGATGGCGAAGTGCTGGGAACCGGCCGCCTGCTGAGCGCCGAGTTCCGCAATAACGGCAAGACCCATGAAGCCATGTGGTTCCAGGATTCGCCCAAGGACAAGGGCGCCTACTTCAACTTCGCCGGCGAAAGCGGCGAGCGCAGCTACATTGGCTCGCCGGTCAAGTACACGCGCGTCTCCAGCGCATTTGCGATGCGCGTCCACCCCATCCACAAGACCTGGTCGGCCCACAAGGGTACCGACCTGGCTGCCCCGCAAGGCACGCCCGTGCGTACCGTCGGCGATGGCCTGGTAACCTTTGCCGGCGTGCAAAACGGCTACGGCAATGTGATCTACATCGACCATGGCAACAAGCACGAAACCGTCTACGCCCACCTGAGCCGCATCGCCGTCAAGCAAGGTGCACGCGTGGGCAAGGGCGACGAGATCGGTGCCGTTGGCCAGACCGGCTGGGCCACCGGCCCGCACCTGCACTTTGAGTTCCGCGTTGCCGGTGAGCAGCGTGACCCGCTGGCCATGGTGGCCGAGAGCGAAACCAGCAAGCCGATCAGCCGCCAGGCCCGCGCCCGGTTCGACAACCTAGCCAATAGCATGCGCCTGGCTTTGAATGACCAGATGCTGATGCTGGAAACCAGCGCCAACCAGTAA
- a CDS encoding 23S rRNA (adenine(2030)-N(6))-methyltransferase RlmJ, translating into MFSYRHAFHAGNHADVLKHTILIATLQYMTQKEAALVALDTHAGAGLYRLDGDYATTSAEADEGIRRLEGAKDLCPLLQDYVDMVKAFNTSSTYKVYPGSPFIAQRLLGDRDKLKLFELHPTDCRSLSGNIAQLKAGRQIQVLLEDGFEGIKKFLPPPSRRAFLLCDPSYEMKTDYGRVIDMVADSLLRFPTGTYAVWYPIIPRQEAHDLPRRLKTLANKAGKSWLNAELTVKNSKITTAMRQGEEKRPGLPASGMFLINPPFTLKDQLKIALPQMAELMQQDSNAGYVLESGGK; encoded by the coding sequence ATGTTCAGTTACCGCCACGCCTTCCATGCCGGCAATCACGCCGATGTGCTCAAGCACACCATCCTGATTGCCACCCTGCAATACATGACGCAAAAAGAGGCGGCATTGGTTGCACTGGATACCCATGCCGGGGCGGGCCTGTACCGCCTGGACGGCGACTACGCCACCACCAGCGCCGAGGCCGATGAGGGCATTCGCCGCCTTGAAGGTGCCAAGGACCTGTGCCCCTTGCTGCAAGACTATGTGGACATGGTCAAGGCCTTCAACACCAGCAGCACCTACAAGGTCTACCCGGGCTCGCCCTTTATTGCGCAGCGCCTGCTGGGCGACCGCGACAAGCTCAAGCTGTTTGAGCTGCATCCCACCGACTGCCGCTCGCTGAGCGGCAACATTGCGCAGCTGAAGGCGGGCCGCCAAATCCAGGTGCTGCTGGAAGACGGCTTTGAAGGCATCAAGAAATTCCTGCCCCCGCCATCGCGCCGCGCCTTTTTGCTCTGCGACCCGAGCTACGAGATGAAGACCGACTACGGCCGCGTCATCGACATGGTGGCCGACAGCCTGCTGCGCTTCCCCACCGGCACCTATGCGGTCTGGTACCCGATCATTCCGCGCCAGGAAGCGCATGACCTGCCGCGCCGCCTGAAAACCCTGGCCAACAAGGCCGGCAAGAGCTGGCTCAATGCCGAGCTGACGGTCAAGAACAGCAAGATCACCACCGCCATGCGACAGGGCGAAGAGAAGCGCCCCGGCCTGCCTGCCAGCGGCATGTTCCTGATCAACCCGCCCTTCACCTTGAAGGACCAGCTCAAGATCGCCCTGCCGCAGATGGCCGAGCTGATGCAGCAAGACAGCAATGCCGGCTATGTGCTGGAGAGCGGCGGCAAGTAA
- the metF gene encoding methylenetetrahydrofolate reductase [NAD(P)H], which yields MSFPISFEFFPPKTPEGAEKLRVVRQALYARKPQFCSVTYGAGGSTQEGTFGVVKAILEEGFDAASHFSCVGATKQTVRAQLQQLKDMGVKRLVALRGDLPSGYGLGGEFHYASDLVTFIRDEFGSDFYIEVAAYPEMHPQARSPEADLQAFLAKVKAGADSAITQYFFNADAFCKFQEDLQKRGVDLPVIPGIMPITGSTQLLRFSDACGAEIPRWIRLRLQGYGDDVASIRAFGLDVVSQMCEDLRRRGAVGLHFYTMNQSAATLAICDRLGL from the coding sequence ATGTCCTTCCCCATCAGTTTTGAATTCTTCCCGCCCAAGACGCCTGAAGGCGCAGAGAAGCTGCGCGTGGTGCGCCAGGCGCTGTATGCGCGCAAGCCCCAGTTCTGTTCGGTGACCTATGGGGCGGGTGGCTCCACGCAAGAGGGCACTTTTGGGGTGGTCAAGGCGATCCTGGAAGAGGGCTTCGACGCGGCATCGCACTTCTCTTGCGTGGGTGCCACCAAGCAGACGGTGCGCGCGCAGCTGCAGCAGCTCAAGGACATGGGCGTCAAGCGCCTGGTGGCCTTGCGCGGCGATCTGCCCAGCGGCTATGGCCTGGGCGGTGAGTTCCACTACGCCAGTGATTTGGTGACGTTTATTCGCGACGAATTCGGCAGCGATTTTTACATCGAAGTGGCCGCCTATCCGGAAATGCATCCGCAGGCGCGCAGCCCCGAGGCGGACCTGCAGGCTTTCCTGGCCAAGGTGAAAGCGGGTGCCGATTCGGCCATCACGCAGTACTTTTTCAACGCCGATGCGTTTTGCAAATTTCAAGAAGATTTACAAAAACGCGGTGTAGACCTGCCAGTCATCCCGGGTATTATGCCGATCACCGGATCGACGCAGCTGCTGCGCTTTTCGGATGCCTGTGGCGCCGAGATCCCACGCTGGATTCGTCTGCGACTGCAAGGCTATGGAGATGATGTGGCCAGCATTCGTGCCTTTGGGCTGGATGTTGTGAGCCAGATGTGCGAGGACCTGCGCCGCCGTGGCGCCGTGGGCCTGCACTTCTACACCATGAACCAAAGCGCGGCCACCCTGGCGATCTGCGACCGGCTAGGCCTGTAA
- a CDS encoding Bug family tripartite tricarboxylate transporter substrate binding protein has product MFNPRFGRRRALALCAALLGCAASPALLAQDFPSKPLKFIVPFGPGSGTDTSARYYAKKLQMLIGQPVVVENRPGGNGFIAVKQTLAAPADGYTVFIGSNSTLAVNTALFKALPYDPQKDFTPLTMMMRAPAVVVAPGDADTKQLKDLVAKAQASPGKINFGAGSAGYQLMGELFNDVAKVQTVHVPFKGAGEVATAVAGHTVDYAFAEATSVQELIKAGRLTGLAVASDSRVAALPNVPTAREAGLPGIEAYTWVGAMVSSKTPEDISAKLAGWFMQIAVEPETQQFYANLGATAMSGGPAQMRKFQADEIALWKRIATQAKIELQ; this is encoded by the coding sequence ATGTTTAACCCTCGCTTTGGCCGCCGGCGGGCGCTGGCGCTGTGTGCGGCGCTGCTCGGCTGCGCTGCCAGCCCGGCGCTGCTGGCCCAGGACTTTCCCAGCAAGCCGCTCAAATTCATCGTGCCCTTTGGGCCGGGTAGCGGCACCGATACGTCGGCACGCTACTACGCCAAAAAGCTGCAGATGCTGATCGGCCAGCCAGTGGTGGTGGAGAACCGGCCGGGTGGCAATGGCTTTATTGCGGTCAAGCAGACCCTGGCAGCGCCCGCCGATGGCTACACAGTGTTTATCGGCAGCAACTCCACCTTGGCGGTGAACACGGCGCTGTTCAAAGCACTGCCCTATGACCCGCAAAAGGACTTCACCCCGCTGACGATGATGATGCGCGCGCCCGCCGTGGTGGTGGCGCCGGGTGACGCCGATACCAAGCAGCTCAAGGACCTGGTGGCCAAGGCCCAGGCCAGCCCCGGCAAGATCAACTTTGGCGCGGGCTCGGCCGGTTACCAGCTGATGGGCGAGCTGTTCAACGATGTGGCCAAGGTGCAGACCGTGCATGTGCCCTTCAAGGGCGCGGGCGAGGTCGCTACCGCCGTCGCAGGCCACACGGTGGATTACGCCTTTGCCGAGGCTACCTCGGTGCAGGAGCTGATCAAGGCCGGTCGCCTGACCGGCCTGGCCGTTGCCTCAGACAGCCGCGTGGCGGCGCTCCCCAATGTGCCCACCGCCCGCGAAGCGGGGCTGCCCGGCATCGAGGCCTACACCTGGGTCGGCGCCATGGTCAGCAGCAAGACGCCGGAGGACATCAGCGCCAAGCTGGCGGGCTGGTTTATGCAGATTGCGGTGGAACCCGAAACCCAGCAGTTCTACGCCAACCTGGGCGCCACTGCGATGAGCGGCGGCCCGGCGCAGATGCGCAAGTTCCAGGCCGATGAGATCGCACTGTGGAAGCGGATTGCGACCCAGGCCAAGATAGAGCTGCAGTAA